Proteins from a single region of Psilocybe cubensis strain MGC-MH-2018 chromosome 3, whole genome shotgun sequence:
- a CDS encoding Cell division control protein 73 — translation MSSISDPLLALQQAVKSQRKVTYANSSGPCSSLHDATQLVIDGRSFPKSSRTRYRKAGTSSDFYSLDAVYVAWLLRQLNGAEYMKQAREHGLAVGFVSVTERKHVVDWLEGKASDNDRIAPLASDSTTPPGTPPRTTTGQALPVTPRARNAEAATSSPAKRRYVADSHDLEVVKKIKQNESELRDRTTVLRGTKANNFSAVRLSYVEKLKKLKEASRSGTSSIPATPASDPKLVRKARHTQPIIIISSSPSALITMHNVKRFLEDSVFETSQDARARATAEGNVKPEDVLAIYRKRTSIDTSGKETVIKSTYWVIDGVDALAKFGTDAWDRVVCVMTTGQAWQFRPYKWNEPRQLFHNVKGIYVSWSNDPPNAKIKDWNVTELKIDPHRRHVDKSTVAHFWKMLDTWIQTNKPWLIKH, via the exons ATGAGCTCAATCTCTGATCCATTACTGGCCCTACAACAGGCCGTGAAGTCGCAAAGAAAAGTAACATACGCCAACTCAAGTGGACCTTGCTCATCCCTGCACGATGCAACACAACTAGTCATTGACGGAAGGTCATTCCCAAAATCAAGTCGTACTCGATATCGCAAGGCAGGCACATCCTCAGATTTTTATTCATTGGACGCTGTATACGTGGCGTGGCTCTTGCGACAGCTCAATGGCGCGGAATACATGAAACAAGCGCGAGAACATGGGTTGGCTGTAGGGTTTGTTTCAGTGACAGAGCGAAAGCATGTTGTGGACTGGCTGGAAGGCAAAGCTTCGGACAATGACCGGATAGCACCTCTCGCTT CGGACTCTACAACGCCACCTGGGACACCTCCCAGAACTACCACTGGACAGGCACTCCCTGTAACGCCGCGCGCCCGTAACGCAGAAGCTGCTACTTCGTCACCTGCTAAAAGACGCTATGTAGCCGACTCTCACGATCTTGAGGTCGTCAAGAAGATCAAGCAGAACGAATCTGAACTTCGAGATCGAACTACGGTGCTAAGAGGGACCAAAGCCAAT AATTTTTCGGCGGTCCGACTTTCGTATGtggagaaattgaagaagctcAAGGAGGCCAGCAGGTCAGGAACGTCGTCGATACCGGCAACACCTGCATCAGATCCAAAACTCGTCCGCAAAGCTC GCCATACCCAACCTATCAtcattatttcttcttcaccctCCGCCCTTATCACAATGCACAACGTCAAAAGATTTTTGGAAGATTCAgt ATTCGAAACTTCCCAAGACGCTCGTGCCAGAGCGACAGCAGAAGGCAATGTAAAACCCGAAGATGTGCTCGCTATCTATCGGAAGCGAACCTCGATCGACACGAGTGGGAAGGAGACCGTGATCAAGTCGACATACTGGGTGATCGATGGAGTTGACGCGCTCGCAAAATTTGGGACGGACGCATGGGATCGAGTGGTATGCGTGATGACCACTGGACAGGCATGGCAATTCCGGCCGTATAAATGGAACGAACCTCGTCAATTATTCCATAATG TCAAAGGAATTTACGTGTCATGGTCAAACGACCCCCCCAATGCGAAAATTAAGGATTGGAATGTCACTGAATTAAAA ATTGACCCTCATAGACGGCATGTCGACAAGTCGACTGTCGCTCATTTCTGGAAAATGTTGGATACATGGATCCAAACCAATAAACCTTGGTTAATCAAACATTGA
- a CDS encoding Inositol polyphosphate multikinase has protein sequence MSDLTNTQALATQVGGHAGVTTTEDGSLLIKPALPRELEFYQKLQGDSALDELRAFIPNFIGTLRLEGQVDPAHPDLAEGIVLQQTAATDQKDMSLFLFLSMSFVNSIVLENLSYPFLKPNILDIKLGTILYDETADEEKVARMIKTARETTSLETGVRLTGFQVYDNVTSLPVNTPKSYGKSIRADQLGEGIAKFFPVGTPVPTDAAAVPAPSSGLPRETLVPILRAIRDEVALVREVFSEIEMRMVGGSLLVIYEADWARAEEGIKRYLADDDEEEEEEEEADDEENASKRPGPPFVVKLIDFAHTRFVPGQGPDEGVLLGMDTVLKLLDARLKDIEAS, from the exons ATGTCAGACTTAACCAATACCCAGGCGTTGGCAACACAGGTCGGCGGCCACGCAGGCGTTACGACCACAGAGGACGGTTCGCTCCTCATCAAGCCCGCCCTGCCGCGCGAGCTCGAGTTCTACCAGAAACTGCAAGGCGACAGCGCCCTCGACGAACTAAGGGCGTTCATACCCAACTTCATTGGCACGCTTAGGTTGGAGGGGCAGGTTGATCCTGCTCACCCTGATCTGGCGGAGGGCATCGTTTTGCAGCAAACGGCGGCGACGGACCAGAAAGATATGTCTCTATTTCTGTTTTTGTCGATGTCGTTTGTCAAC TCCATAGTTCTTGAGAACTTGTCGTATCCGTTCCTCAAGCCCAACATCCTCGATATCAAACTTGGAACTATTCTGTACGATGAGACCGCCGACGAGGAAAAGGTCGCTCGGATGATCAAGACAGCCAGAGAAACCACATCTCTCGAAACCGGTGTGCGACTAACTGGCTTCCAG GTCTACGATAACGTCACTTCTCTGCCTGTGAACACACCCAAATCGTACGGCAAATCCATCAGAGCGGACCAGCTCGGCGAGGGCATCGCAAAGTTCTTCCCTGTTGGAACGCCTGTGCCTactgatgctgctgctgttccGGCGCCCTCTTCCGGCCTGCCTCGCGAGACCCTGGTCCCGATCTTGCGTGCGATCCGTGATGAAGTCGCACTAGTCAGAGAGGTCTTTTCCGAGATCGAAATGCGTATGGTCGGCGGAAGTTTGCTTGTGATCTACGAGGCGGACTGGGCACGGGCAGAGGAAGGCATTAAACGATACCTTGccgacgatgacgaagaggaggaggaggaagaagaggcagaTGACGAAGAGAATGCGTCCAAGCGACCTGGGCCGCCATTCGTTGTCAAGCTCATCGATTTCGCGCATACGCGTTTCGTACCGGGCCAGGGGCCGGACGAAGGTGTATTATTGGGCATGGACACAGTTCTGAAGCTTTTGGATGCCAGATTAAAGGACATCGAAGCATCTTGA